The Anopheles coluzzii chromosome 2, AcolN3, whole genome shotgun sequence genome window below encodes:
- the LOC120949674 gene encoding galactosylgalactosylxylosylprotein 3-beta-glucuronosyltransferase P, with product MQTHYRAVKQKEPHCRRLTDILPFASMLRSYKLYLMLLVSSIFFIVCQNQGSITSLVSNAAAASSGSVDDLPDVVAAPLQANDGLELLYGDSEPALGAEKIRSRSLNSKDMLQKLNDRSSSTSSATSTSATTTTTTTTARTTSTTTTAKVVPTAPSTNGILAGSSSDVPYRFPVDTKQLPPLYIITPTYRRPEQIPELTRLGYTLKHVQNVLWIVVEDSENRTASVTRLLEEIGVPFVQLAAPMPAQYRKQKVKPRGVSNRNRALQWIRANATEGTLYFADDDNTYNLKLFEQLRHVRKVAMFPVGLISKYQVSSPVVKNGTITGFYDGWLGGRKYPLDMAGFAVSVKFLHKRPKAQMPFKPGYEEDGFLRSLEPLELKEVELLASNCTEILTWHTQARKNPPAPALDRKKYGGTNLVQLTSWLV from the exons ATGCAGACGCATTACCGAGCGGTAAAGCAAAAGGAACCACATTGTCGTCGGCTTACGGACATCCTACCATTTGCAAGTATGCTGCGATCGTACAAACTGTATCTGATGCTGCTCGTTAGCTCGATCTTCTTCATCGTGTGCCAGAACCAGGGCTCTATCACGAGCCTCGTCAGCAATGCTGCGGCCGCATCGTCCGGATCCGTTGACGATTTGCCGGATGTGGTCGCTGCACCGCTGCAAGCCAACGATGGTCTGGAGCTGCTGTACGGCGACTCGGAGCCGGCACTTGGAGCAGAGAAGATCCGTTCGAGGAGCCTCAACTCTAAGGATATGCTGCAGAAGCTAAACGATCGCTCATCGTCGACTTCGTCCGCCACGAGTACCTCAGCTAcgaccaccacgaccaccactACAGCAAGGACAACATCCACAACGACAACAGCGAAAGTGGTACCGACAGCGCCGAGCACAAATGGAATATTAGCTGGAAGTTCTTCAGAT GTGCCGTATCGATTTCCGGTGGACACGAAGCAGCTGCCCCCGCTGTACATCATCACCCCGACGTACCGGCGGCCGGAACAGATCCCGGAGCTTACCCGCCTCGGTTACACGCTGAAACACGTACAGAACGTCCTGTGGATTGTGGTCGAGGACTCGGAGAACCGAACTGCCAGCGTTACCCGGCTGCTGGAGGAGATCGGTGTGCCATTTGTGCAGCTTGCCG CGCCTATGCCCGCCCAGTATCGCAAGCAAAAGGTCAAACCACGAGGTGTGTCCAATCGAAACCGAGCGCTACAGTGGATCAGGGCGAACGCGACAGAAGGAACCCTATACTTTGCCGACGATGACAACACGTACAATCTGAAGCTATTCGAACAG CTCCGTCACGTACGCAAGGTGGCCATGTTTCCGGTGGGTCTAATCTCTAAGTACCAGGTCAGCTCGCCGGTCGTAAAGAATGGTACGATAACGGGCTTCTACGACGGTTGGCTGGGCGGGCGCAAATATCCGCTCGATATGGCCGGGTTCGCGGTGTCGGTCAAGTTTCTCCACAAACGCCCCAAGGCTCAGATGCCATTTAAGCCCGGGTACGAGGAGGACGGTTTCCTGCGCAGCCTGGAGCCGCTCGAGCTGAAGGAAGTGGAGCTGCTAGCATCGAACTGCACGGAG ATACTGACGTGGCACACGCAGGCAAGGAAAAATCCTCCCGCACCGGCCCTGGATCGCAAGAAGTACGGCGGCACGAACCTGGTACAGCTGACCAGCTGGCTCGTGTAG